The genomic window GCGCGGCTGAAATACAGCGCTCTGCCGGATGTCTGATCGCGGTCAGGAAAACTGACCACTGCTTTCACGATTTGCGCCTTTGCAGCCTCTTCAGCTGTTGCTGGTGCGACAAGGGTAGTCAGATCCCATGCCGGATTATCCAATAAGCGGGCCAGATGATGCAGCAGCTGCGGGTCAAGTTCCGGCAAGTCGCCCTGCAGATTGATCACAGCCTGATATTTGCCTGCCTCATCTATGTGGCATAATGCCTCATATATCCGGTCTGAACCTGAGGGGTGATCAGCTGCCGTCAGCACCGCCTCTCCCCCGCTTGACTGTATGGCTGCCTTTATCTCTTCACTGTCCGTGGCCACCACAACAGGCCCCAGGTCAGCGGCCATAGCTTTCTCCCAGACGTGCCAAATCATGGGTTTTCCGGCGATTTCAGCAAGCGGCTTTCCAGGCAGTCTGCTGGCGGCCATGCGGGCTGGTATCAGGGTCAGGATATCGCGTGTCATCAGGCTGGACTTCATTATGGAACAGAACTGGCCATACGTTTTCACATTTTGAACAGGCTGGCAAAGAAAAAGACGGGGCGGCCGCGGTCTGACAACACTTGAGGCGCGCGTGAATTTGCGCTATCACACCCATATCAAGGAAGTCAGTCTGGCAGGCACGCCAGGGTGACATGTTCGTGGACACTGCCTGGCGACCAGCTGATAGGGAAGACAGGCTATTCACAGCCCTGGGGATGCAAAAAAGTATGGATGATTTGAAATTTAACAAAGTCGCTGCCGGTTTTCTGATGGCTGCGCTGATCGCAATGGGTGGGTATAAAATCTCAGAAATGCTGGTGCCACATAAAAAGCTGGCCCAGAATGCTTACCCAATCGAAGTCACGCAACAGGTTGCGTCTGCATCTGCTGCGCCTGCACCAACAGGGCCTGAACCTGTGTTGGCGTTGCTGGCAAATGCTGATGTTGCAGCAGGCCAGAAAGTGGCGAAGAAATGTACAGCCTGTCATGTGTTCGAAAAAGGCGGCCAGAATAAAGTGGGTCCGGCTTTGTGGAACATTGTGAATGCGCCGAAAGGCCAGATCGACGGCTTTGC from SAR116 cluster alpha proteobacterium HIMB100 includes these protein-coding regions:
- a CDS encoding CMP-2-keto-3-deoxyoctulosonic acid synthetase (PFAM: Cytidylyltransferase~TIGRFAM: 3-deoxy-D-manno-octulosonate cytidylyltransferase); protein product: MAADLGPVVVATDSEEIKAAIQSSGGEAVLTAADHPSGSDRIYEALCHIDEAGKYQAVINLQGDLPELDPQLLHHLARLLDNPAWDLTTLVAPATAEEAAKAQIVKAVVSFPDRDQTSGRALYFSRAAIPDGPAPCYHHIGLYGWRRPALAQFVALPPSPLEISEKLEQLRALEAGMHIGVAVVEDAPGGIDTAEDLAAARARLG
- a CDS encoding cytochrome c2 (PFAM: Cytochrome c), which encodes MFVDTAWRPADREDRLFTALGMQKSMDDLKFNKVAAGFLMAALIAMGGYKISEMLVPHKKLAQNAYPIEVTQQVASASAAPAPTGPEPVLALLANADVAAGQKVAKKCTACHVFEKGGQNKVGPALWNIVNAPKGQIDGFAYSQALAGFGGAWDYVALNAFFYKPKAYISGTKMNFAGLKKPADRANLIAYLRSQADQPAALPTSDEIAAETQ